Proteins from one Argopecten irradians isolate NY chromosome 15, Ai_NY, whole genome shotgun sequence genomic window:
- the LOC138309228 gene encoding uncharacterized protein — protein sequence MAIIRGTETIQSAEHLYNFGKNKFEQPSGSANCKRRHFRYIEQVTRETQMRYKPIPRNRQIHQIIATGNPSHLFVRNISCYTCDQCITGNYGACTNRIGKTRTAEISREGGDDQVSVDDNLQDNSHVNDLHDLCQPTSILAVFTYDPSEDFYLFKAKSKPEKLKRKLKDSWGATFEKGCEVIRGFYFETVNNVFTYRLLKDRLAVVPACSVRHVLVNASESNNTLTISEDDHVEILASLDSLLYV from the exons ATGGCCATTATCAGAGGTACCGAAACGATCCAGTCAGCAGAGCACCTTTATAACTTTGGAAAAAACAAGTTTGAACAGCCAAGTGGGTCTGCTAATTGCAAGAGAAGACATTTCAG gTACATTGAACAGGTTACGCGTGAAACGCAAATGCGTTACAAACCAATCCCAAGAAATAGACAAATACATCAGATTATAGCAACTGGAAATCCGTCCCACCTTTTTGTTAGGAATATCTCATGTTATACATGTGACCAGTGTATCACCGGAAATTATGGAGCGTGTACAAATCGTATCGGGAAGACAAGGACGGCTGAGATTAGCAGGGAAGGTGGTGACGATCAAGTCAGTGTAGACGATAATCTACAAGACAATTCACATGTAAATGATTTGCATGATCTATGTCAACCTACCAGTATACTCGCGGTCTTTACATACGATCCAAGTGAGgatttttatctatttaaagCGAAGAGTAAACCGGAAAAACTAAAAAGGAAACTGAAAGACAGTTGGGGTGCAACTTTTGAAAAGGGGTGTGAAGTTATTCGGGGGTTTTACTTTGAGACTGTGAATAACGTTTTCACCTACCGTCTTTTGAAAGACCGACTGGCTGTGGTGCCGGCATGTTCTGTGCGCCACGTTCTGGTAAACGCCAGTGAAAGTAACAACACGCTAACTATTAGTGAAGATGATCATGTGGAAATACTGGCATCCCTCGATTCACTGTTGTATGTGTAG